A genomic stretch from Sulfurimonas sediminis includes:
- the nuoL gene encoding NADH-quinone oxidoreductase subunit L, whose amino-acid sequence MEKYLYIALFAPLVSSLFSALFTATPKKLFTGIVASLMILTSFAASTVLLIYILKGGEPVHVEMMTWMATGDLYIPFGFVVDQISVTMMMVVTLVSTIVHIYSIGYMDHDKGFNRFFAWLSAFVFSMMVLVMSDNFVGLFIGWEGVGLCSWGLIGFWYHKQIATWAANEAFIMNRIADLGMLIGIFLVYWNTGTLQYDEAFAVMPLLDTATLTWIGIFLFIGAMGKSAQFPLHTWLADAMEGPTPVSALIHAATMVTAGVYLVVRSNELYSLIPHVGLFIASLGAFVALFAASMALVNRDMKRIIAYSTLSQLGYMFAAAGLGAYWVALFHLMAHAFFKALLFLGAGNVMHAMHDELDPFKMGGLKKVMKWTWIMMTIASLALAGIFPFAGFFSKDTILEAAFAEHHFVIYGVLLFTAGLTAFYSFRLVALIFHGEERYKIFGIHPHEAYRFMLIAMSPLLILAMIAGIFQEPFFGMIEEILRAHEYHIHSHTTLWIMLVGTQLFVALAILYAYKKYASWSSVPDGTSPIENSFIYKLLFNQYYIPYFYEEYIVKPYREASELFWTKVDMKIVDATVDGIAGIVYGTGKKTRKMQSGNLSTMLKWMVAGLVGLLSLAVVFGLAARYSDEIVIFLSALGV is encoded by the coding sequence ATGGAAAAATATTTATATATAGCACTCTTTGCTCCCCTTGTTAGTTCTTTGTTCTCAGCGTTGTTTACAGCGACACCAAAGAAACTGTTTACGGGTATTGTTGCGAGTCTTATGATATTGACATCATTTGCAGCAAGTACAGTATTGTTGATTTATATACTCAAAGGCGGAGAGCCTGTACATGTAGAGATGATGACATGGATGGCAACTGGAGACCTCTACATTCCTTTTGGTTTTGTTGTTGATCAGATTTCGGTAACCATGATGATGGTTGTTACACTGGTTTCAACTATCGTACATATTTACTCTATCGGTTACATGGATCACGACAAAGGTTTTAATAGATTCTTTGCATGGCTGTCAGCCTTTGTGTTCTCGATGATGGTTCTTGTTATGAGTGACAACTTCGTAGGACTCTTTATAGGCTGGGAAGGTGTTGGTCTGTGTTCATGGGGTCTTATCGGTTTTTGGTATCATAAACAAATTGCCACATGGGCAGCGAATGAAGCGTTTATAATGAACCGTATCGCCGACCTTGGTATGCTTATCGGTATCTTTTTGGTCTACTGGAATACCGGTACACTGCAGTATGATGAAGCATTTGCCGTTATGCCACTGCTGGACACTGCCACATTGACATGGATAGGTATATTTTTATTTATCGGTGCAATGGGTAAATCAGCACAGTTTCCTCTGCATACATGGCTTGCAGATGCGATGGAGGGGCCTACACCTGTATCGGCTCTTATTCATGCGGCAACGATGGTTACAGCGGGTGTTTATCTGGTAGTGCGTTCGAATGAGCTTTATAGTCTTATTCCTCATGTCGGATTGTTTATTGCTTCACTTGGTGCTTTTGTTGCCCTGTTTGCAGCTTCTATGGCCCTTGTCAACCGTGATATGAAAAGAATCATTGCCTACTCTACGCTTTCACAGTTAGGGTATATGTTTGCCGCAGCAGGCCTTGGCGCTTACTGGGTTGCACTGTTTCACCTGATGGCACATGCGTTTTTTAAAGCACTCTTGTTCCTTGGTGCGGGAAATGTTATGCATGCGATGCATGATGAACTTGATCCGTTTAAGATGGGTGGACTGAAAAAAGTAATGAAGTGGACATGGATTATGATGACAATTGCCTCATTGGCTTTGGCGGGAATCTTTCCGTTTGCAGGATTCTTTTCCAAAGATACGATTCTTGAAGCGGCATTTGCAGAGCATCACTTTGTAATTTACGGAGTACTGCTCTTTACAGCAGGTCTGACAGCATTTTATTCATTCAGACTTGTGGCACTGATCTTTCACGGTGAGGAGCGTTACAAGATATTTGGTATTCATCCTCATGAAGCGTATAGATTTATGCTCATTGCAATGAGTCCGCTGCTTATTCTTGCGATGATAGCCGGAATTTTTCAAGAACCGTTCTTTGGCATGATAGAAGAAATTTTACGTGCGCATGAGTATCATATTCACTCCCATACAACACTCTGGATTATGCTGGTCGGTACACAGCTTTTTGTAGCACTTGCTATTTTGTATGCATATAAAAAATATGCTTCATGGAGCAGTGTTCCGGATGGTACAAGTCCGATAGAAAATTCATTTATCTATAAACTGCTGTTTAATCAGTACTATATTCCGTATTTTTACGAAGAGTACATTGTAAAACCATACAGAGAAGCTTCTGAGCTTTTCTGGACAAAAGTAGATATGAAAATTGTGGATGCTACTGTTGACGGGATTGCAGGTATTGTGTACGGTACCGGTAAGAAAACTAGGAAAATGCAAAGTGGTAACTTATCTACTATGCTTAAATGGATGGTAGCAGGTTTAGTTGGACTGCTCTCACTCGCTGTGGTGTTTGGGCTTGCAGCAAGATATTCTGATGAGATTGTTATATTCTTATCAGCTCTAGGAGTTTAG
- the nuoK gene encoding NADH-quinone oxidoreductase subunit NuoK: MMEIGLNHYLVLSTILFAIGLVGVMRRKNLLLLFFATEILLNAVNVAFAAISHYYGDLTGQMFAFFVIAIAASEVAVGLGLLIVWYKRHSSIDLDALTTMKG; encoded by the coding sequence ATGATGGAAATAGGTTTAAATCATTATCTTGTTTTATCTACTATTTTATTTGCTATTGGTTTAGTAGGTGTTATGCGTAGAAAAAACCTTCTTTTACTGTTTTTTGCAACGGAAATACTCTTAAATGCAGTTAATGTTGCTTTTGCGGCAATTTCACACTATTATGGTGATTTGACTGGTCAGATGTTTGCATTTTTTGTAATCGCTATTGCAGCTTCAGAAGTTGCAGTCGGTCTTGGACTTCTGATAGTATGGTATAAACGCCATAGTTCAATTGACCTAGATGCATTAACAACGATGAAAGGATAA
- a CDS encoding NADH-quinone oxidoreductase subunit J, translating to MFEAVAFYLFAFLTITMFFITVTTSQALYALSALAAGMIFISAFFFILGADFLGAVQIIVYTGAVMALYAFGMMFFDTTREVKEKQGNKYIIVGLSTLAAVLVVVIFAAPMVSENIVALYPAIEGVGNTQEVGLILFTKYLVPFEVAAIMLLVAMVAGIVLAGKKMDLSITLMNDAEIEEQNNTKVLS from the coding sequence ATGTTTGAAGCGGTAGCATTTTACTTGTTTGCATTTTTAACGATTACGATGTTTTTCATCACAGTGACAACATCACAGGCGTTATATGCATTAAGTGCATTGGCAGCGGGAATGATTTTCATATCAGCATTTTTCTTTATTCTGGGTGCTGATTTTTTAGGTGCAGTGCAAATAATTGTTTACACTGGTGCAGTAATGGCTTTATATGCTTTTGGTATGATGTTTTTTGACACGACAAGAGAAGTTAAAGAGAAACAGGGAAACAAATACATTATCGTCGGACTCTCAACACTGGCAGCAGTTCTGGTAGTTGTTATTTTTGCAGCGCCGATGGTATCTGAAAATATTGTTGCTCTTTATCCGGCAATTGAAGGAGTAGGCAATACTCAAGAAGTAGGACTGATTTTATTTACAAAATATCTAGTACCGTTTGAAGTGGCTGCAATTATGCTGCTTGTTGCAATGGTGGCAGGTATTGTCCTTGCAGGCAAGAAAATGGATCTTTCAATTACACTGATGAATGATGCTGAAATTGAAGAACAAAATAACACAAAGGTACTTTCATGA
- the nuoI gene encoding NADH-quinone oxidoreductase subunit NuoI, producing the protein MKMEQFNDRNVADNGYFLVDIEDYPTDGWGKFKRVVKRTFRAELFVGLWVVLREMIKFDIHTVQYPQEKLPIGPRYRAVHEMKRLWESDAERCIGCGLCEKICISDCIRMDTKIDENSRKEVTEYTINLGRCIFCGYCAEVCPELAITHGGEYEQASEQREHFVDYAYMLTPLDKMKAGTQMEFEGFGAITPHEDERVKKTPLAY; encoded by the coding sequence ATGAAAATGGAACAATTTAATGATAGAAATGTAGCTGACAACGGTTACTTTTTAGTTGATATTGAAGATTATCCTACTGATGGTTGGGGTAAGTTTAAACGTGTGGTAAAAAGAACTTTCAGAGCCGAACTGTTTGTCGGTTTGTGGGTAGTGCTTCGTGAAATGATCAAGTTTGATATTCATACGGTACAGTATCCGCAGGAGAAACTGCCTATAGGTCCTCGTTATCGTGCCGTGCATGAGATGAAAAGACTTTGGGAAAGTGATGCTGAACGTTGTATCGGGTGTGGACTTTGTGAAAAAATCTGTATATCTGACTGTATTCGTATGGATACCAAGATAGATGAGAACTCACGAAAAGAAGTAACCGAGTATACAATCAATTTAGGGCGTTGTATTTTTTGCGGTTACTGTGCGGAAGTTTGTCCTGAACTTGCTATTACTCATGGTGGAGAGTATGAACAGGCATCAGAACAGCGTGAGCATTTTGTTGACTATGCGTATATGTTAACGCCACTTGACAAAATGAAAGCCGGAACTCAAATGGAGTTTGAAGGTTTTGGTGCGATTACACCACATGAAGATGAGCGTGTTAAAAAAACACCTCTAGCATATTAA
- the nuoH gene encoding NADH-quinone oxidoreductase subunit NuoH, with the protein MDTAYLIETIIKVVVILLIFSALAGIGTYFERKILAFMQRRLGPMYVGPYGLLQVAADGIKLFTKEDIIPTNVVGPIFKIAPVITAATAFMAAAAIPFFPQFTLFGYTVHPIVADLNIGILYILGVMAVGLYGPLLGGMASANKFSLLSAARTAAVFISYEVVSGLAILAPIMMVGSLSLIDFNNYQAGGISDWIIWSQPVAFVLFWIAAFAETGRTPFHLIANDHEIIDGFGTEYSGMRWGLFFIGEYANMFFISFVIPLIFLGGYGDGSMLGALGLIAKVAFFFFFFLWTRAAWPDVRPDQLMWLCWKVLMPLAVINVVITGFVMMF; encoded by the coding sequence ATGGATACAGCATATTTAATTGAAACGATCATAAAAGTCGTTGTAATTCTACTTATATTTTCTGCGTTGGCAGGTATCGGTACATATTTTGAGCGTAAGATACTTGCATTTATGCAACGTCGTTTAGGACCAATGTATGTTGGACCATACGGTTTACTGCAAGTGGCAGCAGACGGTATAAAGCTTTTTACAAAAGAAGATATTATTCCTACGAATGTAGTAGGACCAATTTTTAAAATTGCACCTGTAATTACCGCGGCAACTGCATTTATGGCAGCAGCGGCAATTCCTTTTTTCCCGCAGTTTACTCTCTTTGGTTATACGGTACATCCTATTGTTGCCGATTTAAATATCGGTATTTTGTATATTCTTGGTGTAATGGCTGTCGGACTTTACGGTCCGTTGCTTGGCGGTATGGCTTCGGCAAACAAATTTTCTTTGCTTTCAGCAGCACGTACTGCAGCGGTATTTATTTCCTATGAGGTTGTAAGCGGATTGGCTATTTTAGCTCCGATTATGATGGTTGGTTCTTTGTCTTTGATTGATTTTAACAATTACCAGGCAGGGGGTATCAGTGACTGGATTATTTGGTCTCAGCCTGTAGCCTTTGTACTTTTTTGGATAGCGGCATTTGCTGAAACAGGACGTACACCGTTTCACCTGATAGCAAATGACCATGAGATTATTGACGGATTTGGAACAGAGTATTCCGGTATGAGATGGGGACTGTTCTTTATCGGTGAGTATGCAAATATGTTCTTTATCTCCTTTGTAATTCCTCTTATCTTTTTGGGTGGTTATGGTGACGGAAGTATGCTTGGTGCATTGGGGCTTATAGCAAAAGTGGCATTTTTCTTTTTCTTCTTTTTGTGGACAAGAGCTGCCTGGCCGGATGTAAGACCGGATCAGTTGATGTGGTTATGTTGGAAAGTACTAATGCCATTGGCCGTGATTAATGTTGTAATCACCGGCTTTGTGATGATGTTTTAA
- a CDS encoding NADH-quinone oxidoreductase subunit G, translated as MSEITINIDGKDVQTKEGEYLLNAARANDIFIPAICYLTRCSPTLACRICLVEANGKQVYACNAKAKEGMQVVTSTESIEKERRIIMEVYDVNHPLQCGVCDQSGECELQNYTLEMGVDSQHYSIKDVDRSSHDWGHLHYDPGLCIVCERCVTACKDMIGDNSLKTIPRGSDPLNPEYKESMPKDAYAMWNKLNKSVIGLTNGTDVLDCTSCGECAAVCPVGALVDTQFMYKANAWELKQVPATCGHCSAGCQITYDLKHTSIDNPEDKIYRVMNEWNYVSLCGAGRYGFDYQNAGVIKDETAFANALEAFKKADTIAFTSTITNEEAYLLQKMKEKFGYRLVNPEAKAFQDFLNNYAQISGHKLYKGDLEKVHSTNFIVSVGSALKTDNPNARYALNNSLTVKKGAGIYFHPVKDPIIEGIGKSIMTVAHAPLQEEAALYLLLDLFADKSKLPSDIVEYLASFHSQKTVTVEEVVKEKVVELVKETKVNEETGEEEEIEVEKTKMVSTKVAKEVEVDENRLLEILGLDDTFMQALEKNLKKKETFALMVGPDLYMHPNAKNLARLVALLEKYSAFEVTMIPTLTNSLGVALICDLDDEKGSYTVAYNTDGDFVLSGLGDGDLDMPAINQQEGTLTSVNKRVNPTNAAIGYEGYELNDIAKALGFEAENIIDYTVELPVATGFKAQEFDNLPNHYENDGTEVRGYVLENVAVEASEDESVEKFSEDKLEGCIIYLANPVRQFTEFTYKTTNLDEVSGIYMSEEYLSKTDYNEGDTVTVKTKKGELTAKVVCDNKIAGDIVVLPTFDKKLNSEALFDGYRFSTASIQKG; from the coding sequence ATGAGCGAAATTACCATAAACATTGACGGAAAAGATGTTCAGACAAAAGAGGGTGAGTATTTATTGAATGCTGCCCGTGCAAATGACATATTTATTCCTGCAATATGTTATTTGACAAGATGTAGCCCGACTCTAGCCTGTCGTATATGTCTTGTTGAAGCAAATGGAAAACAGGTATATGCCTGTAATGCAAAAGCAAAAGAGGGAATGCAGGTAGTAACATCGACTGAGTCTATAGAAAAAGAGCGCAGAATCATCATGGAAGTATACGATGTGAACCATCCGCTTCAATGTGGTGTATGTGATCAGTCAGGTGAGTGTGAACTGCAAAACTATACACTTGAGATGGGTGTTGATTCACAACATTATTCCATTAAGGATGTAGACAGAAGTTCTCATGACTGGGGACATTTACACTATGATCCGGGTCTTTGTATCGTGTGTGAACGTTGTGTAACTGCCTGTAAGGATATGATAGGGGACAATTCTCTTAAAACAATTCCACGAGGTTCAGACCCTCTGAATCCAGAGTATAAAGAGAGCATGCCAAAAGACGCATATGCAATGTGGAACAAACTTAACAAGTCTGTCATTGGTTTGACAAACGGAACGGATGTACTTGACTGTACTTCCTGTGGCGAATGTGCAGCAGTCTGCCCGGTCGGAGCGCTTGTTGATACACAGTTTATGTATAAAGCAAATGCATGGGAGTTAAAACAGGTTCCTGCAACCTGTGGCCACTGTTCTGCCGGATGTCAGATAACCTATGATCTGAAGCATACAAGCATAGATAATCCGGAAGATAAAATATACCGTGTGATGAACGAATGGAATTATGTTTCACTTTGTGGTGCAGGCCGTTACGGGTTTGATTATCAAAATGCCGGTGTTATAAAAGACGAGACTGCATTTGCAAATGCACTCGAGGCCTTTAAAAAGGCAGATACAATAGCTTTTACATCTACAATTACCAATGAAGAAGCCTACCTGCTTCAAAAAATGAAAGAAAAATTCGGATACAGACTTGTCAATCCGGAAGCAAAAGCATTTCAGGATTTTTTAAACAATTATGCACAAATCAGTGGCCATAAACTCTATAAAGGTGACTTGGAAAAAGTACATAGTACAAACTTTATAGTCTCTGTCGGTTCGGCACTCAAAACTGACAATCCAAATGCACGTTATGCATTAAATAATTCGCTGACAGTAAAAAAAGGCGCAGGAATTTATTTTCATCCTGTAAAAGATCCGATTATTGAGGGCATAGGGAAGTCTATCATGACAGTTGCACATGCTCCTCTCCAAGAAGAAGCAGCTTTATACCTTTTGCTTGATCTTTTTGCAGACAAATCGAAACTGCCTTCTGATATTGTTGAATACCTTGCTTCTTTTCATTCACAAAAAACCGTTACAGTTGAAGAAGTTGTGAAAGAAAAAGTTGTGGAACTTGTCAAAGAGACAAAAGTCAATGAAGAGACTGGAGAAGAAGAAGAGATTGAAGTAGAAAAAACCAAGATGGTTTCTACCAAAGTTGCAAAAGAAGTGGAAGTTGATGAGAACAGACTTTTAGAAATTCTTGGTCTTGATGACACATTTATGCAGGCACTTGAAAAAAACCTGAAGAAAAAAGAGACTTTTGCTCTTATGGTCGGTCCAGATTTATATATGCATCCAAATGCAAAAAACCTGGCTCGACTGGTAGCTTTGCTTGAAAAATACTCAGCTTTTGAAGTGACCATGATTCCAACACTTACAAACTCATTGGGTGTAGCGCTGATTTGTGATCTTGATGACGAAAAAGGTTCCTATACGGTTGCGTATAACACTGATGGTGATTTTGTACTCTCCGGGCTTGGTGACGGTGATCTTGATATGCCTGCAATCAATCAGCAGGAAGGAACATTGACATCTGTAAACAAGCGTGTCAATCCTACTAATGCGGCTATCGGATATGAGGGATATGAATTAAACGATATTGCAAAAGCGCTTGGTTTTGAAGCAGAAAATATTATAGACTACACTGTAGAACTTCCTGTTGCAACAGGATTTAAAGCCCAAGAGTTCGATAACCTGCCAAATCATTATGAAAATGACGGTACGGAAGTGCGTGGCTATGTGTTAGAAAATGTAGCAGTAGAGGCAAGTGAAGATGAAAGTGTGGAAAAATTCAGTGAAGATAAGTTAGAAGGGTGTATAATCTATTTAGCAAATCCTGTAAGACAGTTTACGGAATTTACCTACAAAACAACAAATCTTGACGAAGTAAGCGGTATTTACATGAGTGAAGAGTATTTATCCAAAACTGATTACAATGAGGGTGATACAGTCACAGTGAAAACTAAAAAAGGTGAACTGACTGCAAAAGTTGTTTGTGACAATAAAATTGCAGGTGATATAGTGGTTTTACCTACATTTGATAAAAAATTAAACTCAGAAGCACTCTTTGACGGCTACCGTTTTAGTACAGCTTCAATCCAAAAGGGGTAA